The nucleotide sequence CGTTCGCGCTGGGGCGGGTGTGGTGGCGGGCCGACCGTGTGCCGCCGCCGGGCGGCGGCCTGCCGCGACGTCGCATCCGCCGCGATGACGGCTGGTGCGACGCGCCGTGCGATGCCCGCTACAACCGACCGGTGCGGCTGCCATGCCGCGCCTCCCACGAAGAGATGTGGCGCAATGACGGACTTTACGACCTCGTCGTCGAAATTTGCTGTAATGTTTGGCCACGCCGCAAAGGTCGCGGCAGCGCCATCTTCCTTCACGCCGCCCGGCCCGGCTTTGCGCCCACCGCCGGCTGCGTCGCGCTTCACCCTGCCGAGCTGCGCCGGCTGATCGCCCGGCTCGGCCGTGCGAGCCGGATCGTCATCGCGCCGTGCTGACCCGCACCCGGCTGTCGCTGCTGCTCGGCGCTGCCCTTGCCGCCGTTGCCGTGCTCGGGGTGTGGCCCGAGCTCGATTTCGCCATCTCCGCGGCGATGTACGACCCGGTCTCCGGCCGCTTTCCCGCCGCCGATGACCCGGCGCTGAAGGTGGTGCGTGAGGCGCTCCGCTTCCTGCCGCACCTGATGTTCTGGCCGGCGCTGCTGCTGTTGGCGCTGGCACTGGTGCGGCCAACGCTCCGGCTGCCGCGGCGGGCGCTGATCTTTGTGGTGGCCACCTTCGCGCTCGGCCCCGGCCTGATTGTAAATGGCGTGGTCAAGAACGCCTGGGACCGGCCGCGGCCGCGCGATGTCGCCGCGTTCGGCGGCACCCAGCCGTTCCAGCCGTGGTGGCAGCCCGGCAAGGGCTGGTTCGACAACCGCTCGTTCGTGTCGGGCGAGGCGTCGTCGTCGGCCTGGACGCTGGCGCCGGCCGCGCTGGCGCCGCCGCCGTGGCGGGCGATCGCGATCGCCGCCGCTGCCACCTACGCCGCCGCCACCTCGGCGCTGCGGGTGGTGTTCGGCGCCCATTTCCTATCCGACGTGGTGCTCGGCGCGCTGGTGTCGCTGGTGCTGGTGCGGCTCGGCTATCGCTGGTACCGCCGTGACGACCGCCAGGGTGGCGAAGCTTGGCAGCGGGGGAGGGCGCTGATACACCGCGCCGACCCCACAATCCGGAGTGCCGACATGCCGAAAGGCGACGTCAAGAAGGTGGTGCTCGCCTATTCGGGCGGGCTCGACACCTCGATCATCCTGAAATGGCTGCAGACCACCTATGCTTGCGAGGTGGTGACCTTCACCGCCGACCTGGGCCAGGGCGAGGAGCTGGAGCCGGCGCGCAAGAAGGCCGAGCTGCTCGGCATCAAGCCCGAGAACATCTTCATCGAGGATTTGCGCGAGGAATTCGTGCGGGACTACGTGTTCCCGATGTTCCGCGCCAACGCCCAGTATGAGGGGCTCTATCTGCTCGGCACCTCGATCGCCCGGCCGCTGATCGCCAAGCGCCAGATCGAGATCGCCCGCAAGGTCGGCGCCGACGCGGTGTGCCATGGCGCCACCGGCAAGGGCAACGATCAGGTCCGCTTCGAGCTGGCCTATTACGCGCTGGAGCCCAACATCAAGATCATCGCGCCCTGGCGCGAGTGGGACCTGACCTCGCGCACCCGGCTGATCGAGTTCGCCGAACAGAACCAGATCCCGATCGCCAAGGACAAGCGCGGCGAGGCGCCGTTCTCGGTGGACGCCAACCTGCTGCACACCTCCTCCGAGGGCAAGGTGCTGGAGGACCCGGCGGTCGAGGTGCCCGACTACGTGTTCTCGCGCACCCTCAGCCCCGAGCAGGCGCCCGATACCCCGACCTACGTCACCATCGGCTTCGAGAAGGGCGATGCGGTGTCGGTCGACGGCGTTCAGCTCACGCCAGCGGCGCTGCTGACCAAGCTCAACGAGCTTGGCCGGGCGAATGGCATCGGCCGGCTCGACCTGGTCGAGAACCGCTTCGTCGGCATGAAGAGCCGCGGCATGTACGAGACGCCGGGCGGCACCATCCTGCTGCTGGCCCATCGCGGCATCGAGAGCGTCACCCTCGACCGCGGCGCCGCGCACCTCAAGGACGAGCTGATGCCGCGCTATGCCGAGCTGATCTATAACGGCTTCTGGTTCGCGCCCGAGCGCGAGATGCTGCAGGCACTGATCGACAAGAGCCAGGAATTCGTCACCGGCTGGGTGCGGCTGAAGCTCTACAAGGGCGGCGTCCATATCGTCGGCCGCGACAGCCCGTACTCGCTGTACGATCAGGAGCTGGTGACCTTCGAGGAGGGCGCGGTGGCCTACGACCACCGCGACGCCGCCGGCTTCATCCGCCTCAACGCCCTGCGCCTGCGCACCTATGGGGCGCGGACGCGGAAGCTGGGGGGGTGAGGATCGCGGGTGCCACTGGCATCCGGATCATCTACACTGGTATTTCGTTTGGACGTTGTCGCAAGGGAGGTGCCGTATGACCGATGCTCTCAAGCGTTTGATCGATACGGCCCGCCTTGCGCCGATGTCGCCGGAGGACCGCGAGGCGCAGCGTCGCAGCTTCGCCTATGGCAACACTCATTTTGAGAACCCGGCCATCACCCGGGAGATGATCGACCGCGAGGCGGAGAAGCTGAAGGCGGCCGCTTCCGATGAGCGGTGACGAGCCCGCAGCGACCCGTCGTCATAGCGTCGCTGCCGACGCAGAGGTCATTACTGACCCTAAGGCGCGGGCGGAGGCTGAAGCCCGCAATGGGCTTCGGCAGTTTGATCTCGGGCTGAGGATTGTCGAGGACGCGCTCGCCAAGCGCGCATTCCGGCTGCGGTCCTCCCTCATACTCTCATTGCATCGCGAAGCGCTCACCGGCATCAGTCCGTTGGCCGGGAACTGGCGGCCAGCCGGAGTTGGCATTGAGGGAAGCCGGCATCAACCCGTCGGTGCACACCTTGTGCCGGAGTTGATTGAAGAGTTGTGCGACTACGTCAACGACAACTGGGAAGCTAAGACGGCGCTTCATCTGGCCGCCTATATCATGTGGCGGCTGAACTGGATTCACCCTTTCAGCGATGGTAACGGCCGAACGTCACGAATTCTTTCGTATGTCGTGCTCTGCATCAGGATCGGCTATGTATTGCCCGGATCGAAAACGATCCCCGACCAGATCGTTGACAATCGGAAGCCTTATTTCGATGCGCTTGAAGCGGCCGATGATGCCTGGAAAACCGGTATCATCGACTTGAACAGGATGGAAAAACTGCTGGAAAGTCTGCTCGCGGTCCAGCTCACGGACATCCTCGACCAGGCTGCCGGCACGCACCACTTGGAACCGTGACCGGCTTCAAAAATCCACCGCCAAGCCCTTGATCTCCCAGTCGCCATAGCGAACCGGCTCCAGCCCGCCGCGGCCGTGGCGCTCGGTCGGCGGCCCGGCGTCGCCGCGGGCGGCTCTGCGCGCCGCCGCCTCGGCCAGGGCGCGCTGGGCGGCCGGCGGCAGCTCGCGCGCCGGTGCAGTTTCAGCAGCGGTGGTGGTCGGTTCGGTATCGCTCATGGCCCAACCATGGCGCGCGCCGACCGCGCCATCAAGAGGGCGGCGGCAAAAGCGCAGCGGCGCGGTGCCGCGCCGGCCTGTGCTGGCCTCATGCTGCGGAGCCTGTCCTCGGGTCGCGCCGCAGGCGCGCCCGAGGACAGGCTCCGCAGCCGTCTCGAACCATGGGGCTGCCCTCAGCTCTTAGGTTCGCCTCAACCTTCGAGACGCGGTCTTGCGACCGCTCATCAGGATGAGGCGAACTGGCGCCGGTCCCGGCCGACATCGCGCTTCACCTCGCGCAGCCTTGCCCGCGCCGGGGCGCGCCCCCATCTTCTCCGCAAATTCCCGGGGTACCGCCCCCGCGCGGAGGAGACCGATGAATTATCTGAAAACCGCCATTCTGCTCGCCGGCATGACCGCGCTGTTCATGGCGGTGGGCGCGATGATCGGTGGCCAGCAGGGTATGATGATCGCCTTGATCGTCGCCGCGGCCACCAACCTGTTCGCCTATTGGAATTCGGATCGGATGGTGCTGAGCATGTACAATGCCCAGCAGGTCGACGACGCCACCGCCCCCGATTTCGTCGGCATGATCCGCGACCTGTCGCAGCGCGCCGGGCTGCCGATGCCGCGGGTCTATGTCATCGAAAACCCGCAGCCCAACGCCTTCGCCACCGGGCGCAACCCCGAGAACGCCGCGGTCGCCGCTACCACCGGCCTGCTCAACACCCTGTCGCCGGAAGAGGTGGCGGGGGTGATGGCGCACGAATTGGCGCACATCAAGAACCGCGACACCCTGACCATGACGGTTACCGCCACCATCGCCGGCGCGATCTCGATGCTGGCGAATTTCGGCCTGTTCTTCGGCGGCGGCCGCAACAACAACTCGCCGCTCGGCGGTATTGGCGCCATCCTGGTCGCGGTGCTGGCGCCGCTGGCGGCGATGGTGGTGCAGATGGCGATCTCGCGCTCGCGCGAATACGAGGCCGACCGGCTGGGCGGCCAGATCGTCGGCCAGCCGCTGTGGCTGGCGTCGGCGCTGAACCGCATCGCCGGCGCCGCCCATCAGATCGAGAACTATGACGCCGAGCGCAACCCGGCGACGGCGCACATGTTCATCATCAACCCGCTGTCGGGGGCGCGGATGGACAATCTGTTCTCGACCCACCCGGCGACCGAAAACCGCATCGCCGCGCTGCACCGGCTGGACACCGAGCTGCGGGACGGCGCCGGCTTCGGGACGTTCAGCGCCCAGGCGGGGCGGGCGGCCTCGCC is from Blastochloris viridis and encodes:
- a CDS encoding L,D-transpeptidase family protein; translated protein: MPVSPLSRLRVTRRPGCRTSGIVVAGGRAIRCALGRAGIRADKREGDGATPAGAFALGRVWWRADRVPPPGGGLPRRRIRRDDGWCDAPCDARYNRPVRLPCRASHEEMWRNDGLYDLVVEICCNVWPRRKGRGSAIFLHAARPGFAPTAGCVALHPAELRRLIARLGRASRIVIAPC
- a CDS encoding argininosuccinate synthase → MPKGDVKKVVLAYSGGLDTSIILKWLQTTYACEVVTFTADLGQGEELEPARKKAELLGIKPENIFIEDLREEFVRDYVFPMFRANAQYEGLYLLGTSIARPLIAKRQIEIARKVGADAVCHGATGKGNDQVRFELAYYALEPNIKIIAPWREWDLTSRTRLIEFAEQNQIPIAKDKRGEAPFSVDANLLHTSSEGKVLEDPAVEVPDYVFSRTLSPEQAPDTPTYVTIGFEKGDAVSVDGVQLTPAALLTKLNELGRANGIGRLDLVENRFVGMKSRGMYETPGGTILLLAHRGIESVTLDRGAAHLKDELMPRYAELIYNGFWFAPEREMLQALIDKSQEFVTGWVRLKLYKGGVHIVGRDSPYSLYDQELVTFEEGAVAYDHRDAAGFIRLNALRLRTYGARTRKLGG
- a CDS encoding Fic family protein, with protein sequence MSGDEPAATRRHSVAADAEVITDPKARAEAEARNGLRQFDLGLRIVEDALAKRAFRLRSSLILSLHREALTGISPLAGNWRPAGVGIEGSRHQPVGAHLVPELIEELCDYVNDNWEAKTALHLAAYIMWRLNWIHPFSDGNGRTSRILSYVVLCIRIGYVLPGSKTIPDQIVDNRKPYFDALEAADDAWKTGIIDLNRMEKLLESLLAVQLTDILDQAAGTHHLEP
- a CDS encoding DUF1674 domain-containing protein, which codes for MSDTEPTTTAAETAPARELPPAAQRALAEAAARRAARGDAGPPTERHGRGGLEPVRYGDWEIKGLAVDF
- the htpX gene encoding zinc metalloprotease HtpX — its product is MNYLKTAILLAGMTALFMAVGAMIGGQQGMMIALIVAAATNLFAYWNSDRMVLSMYNAQQVDDATAPDFVGMIRDLSQRAGLPMPRVYVIENPQPNAFATGRNPENAAVAATTGLLNTLSPEEVAGVMAHELAHIKNRDTLTMTVTATIAGAISMLANFGLFFGGGRNNNSPLGGIGAILVAVLAPLAAMVVQMAISRSREYEADRLGGQIVGQPLWLASALNRIAGAAHQIENYDAERNPATAHMFIINPLSGARMDNLFSTHPATENRIAALHRLDTELRDGAGFGTFSAQAGRAASPFARGSVPPTRPSQRDNRRGPWG